AGatggaaataatgaaaaaagaagCAGAGCTAAGAAAACAGAAACTTCGCCTTGAGGAAGATGAATCAATACGCATAGCTGAAATGAACAGAAAAAAGTGTGAGTTAGACATTGACTTAGATTTACTGAAACAAGAACAGAGTGCTAGTGATGATGAACTTTCAATGGAGCAAGACCTTGCGGACATTGAGAGAGATAGTTCAGGGCAACGAACACAGAAGTTTGTGGAAAACATCCCTTCCAATCCTGTTGATGTCCAGATACCCACAACTGAATCGCCTCATGTGCTATCTGAAATGGCCCTGCTTATGATTAAAAAGCAAATGCTTCCTGAACGTTTTTCAAACTTTGATGACTCGCCAGATTCGTACAATGCCTGGAAGGAAACATTTACCAATATTATCAGTGAACTAAAAGTTTCCTGTAATGAAGAACTTGAGTTAATGTTAAATAGACTCACTGGCAATTCCAAACTTACAGCAATTGGAATTCGCAATGCAAATCCTGGGAAACCTAAGGAAGCACTTCAAATAATCTGGAAAAGACTTGATGAGATGTACGGGAGACCAGAAATGATCGAAGCGTCGATACGTCACCAGCTAGAAAACTTCCGACCAGTCACATCAGCTGAAAACAAACGCCTGTATGACTtgttaaacattctcattaagATAGAATCACTGATGGCCAATTCAACATTTTCTACAAGCCTATCGTATTTTAACTCGTCAATTGGAGTGAATCCTATCATCAACAAATTACCATTTCACCTGCAGGAAAAATGGATCGTCAAAGCCTCCAATTTCAAAAAGTTAAACAAAGTGCCGTTCCcaccattttcatattttgtgacATTTGTACGCGAAATGAGTGAAATCAGAAATGATCCGGCATTTGTATTCACCAACAGCCGACAACCAGCTCTCAAGAAACCGGTATACTCCAAAAAGTCTGAGGTGTCAacagacaacaacaacaacgccCGCTGCCCATATCATAAGGCAGATCATAGCATCCATGATTGTAGAGCCTTCCGTGCAAAACCATTCTTTGAACGCAAAAACTTCTTACAAAGTAAAAACATTTGTACTAGATGTTGCACCTCAACTAATCATACAGCAAAAGACTGCCAAGTCAAAATCCAATGTACTGCTTGTGGGAGTATTTATCATACGACAGCTTTGCATATAAACAAAGGTCCATTATCAAGCCCAAGCATGCATGGCGGGGAGAAAATGTACAACTCAGCTCTACAAACCATGAAGTCAGAAACAGACAACATATCGCCTGTACCTATGAAAGCTTCAACAAACACTAGTGTCAAGTGTACTACATTCTGTGGCGACCATTATCAAGGCAGATCATGCAGCAAAATTTTCCTTGTGGATGTATTTCACACAGACTGTCCTAACAACATGTATCGTGTTTACGCAATCGTGGATGACCAATGCAACCAGTCTCTTGCATCTCCAGAGCTATTTGATGCCTTGAACATTATGTCCTCACCCATTCATTACACTTTGACAACATGTATGGGAAAGACAGCCCAAAATGGTCGGCAAGCACATGGTATGAAGATACGATCATTGGACACAGCTGTGACAATGGACCTTCCTCTTCTGATGGAATGTGATGACATCCCTAATGAAACCTCTGAAATTCCTACACCAGAAGTTGCTAAGAGCTACCCTCACCTTCTCAGAATTGCATCTAGTATACCTGAGTTTGATGTGAATTCAAAAATACAGCTCCTTATTGGTAGAGACTTGATTGAGGCCCATCTTATTGAAGAGCAGATCACTGGACCTCGAGGGGAACCATTCGCTCAAAGACTTAGTCTTGGTTGGGCTATAATTGGTGAAGTTTGTCTCGGTAGACTTCATAGAAGAACCTCCGTGAATGTCAACAAAGTGTCTATTCTCAATGATGGTAGAGTTACGTGCAGTCAACCTTGTCAGAACAACATTGACGTGAAAGAGCAAACACTTGTGTCTAACTATATAATTGGTGAGCGTGACTTTCAATTTCATGGTGAAGATGTCTTCATGAAGACCCCTGAAGATGATTGTACTGGTTTATCGGTAGAAGACAGACTATTCCTAAAGTTGATGGATAGATCATTCAATAAAGACAAGGACGGCATGTGGACTGCACCTCTTCCTTTTCGAGAGAACCAACCTGATCTTCCTAACAACAGACCTCAGGCATTACATCGAGCTCAGATACTACACAACAGTTTACAGAGAGATACAGAAAAGAAAAGACagtttgtgaaattcatggagAAAGTTCTAAACAGTGGAGCAGCAGAAATTGCGCCACCTCCAACAAGCACAGGTTGCTGGTACCTACCTTTGTTTGGCGTTCGTAACCCAAAGAAACCAGATCAAATAAGAGGCGTTTTTGATTCGTCAGCTAAGTATGGTGGAGTTTCCCTCAATTCAGTACTCATGTCTGGTCCAGACATGATCAACAGTCTCTTTGGGATCTTGCTTCGCTTTAGGAAGGATGAGGTGGCGATGGCAGCAGATATAGAGCAGATGTTTTACCGATTTCGTGTTGATGAAGACCACCGCAATTACCTACGCTTCTTTTGGTATAAAGAAAACAACCCAGATGACATCATGATAGAGTACAGAATGACTTCACATGTATTCGGCAACAGTCCGTCGCCTGCTATTGCATCTTATGGACTCCTTAAGACTGTCGAACACGCTGATCGAGATGTGAAAAACTTTGTACATCATAACTTCTACGTTGATGACGGGTTAATCTCTTTACCAAATGAATCAGATGCTATCAGCCTGATGAAGCGCACTCAGTCAACCATGAAACAGGAAGGTCAGATTCGTCTTCACAAAATCACGTCCAACAAACAAGCTGTGATGGACGCTTTTGATGTCAGTGATCATGGAGAACAGttgaaagaaatagatagtgatgACATGATACACAGATCTCTTGGACTTTGTTGGAGACTGAAGGACGATACTTTTGTGTTTACGGTACCTACTGAAGAGAAGCCTTTTACTCGTCGCGGTCTGCTCTCAACTGTAAACAGCCTATTCGACCCATTAGGTTTCATATCACCAATCATCATCAGCGGTAAAATACTTCTCCGAGAATGCACACCTGAAGGAGTTGACTGGGATGAACCATTACCTGTCAATAATCTTCAAAAGTGGAAGGAGTGGCAATCGTCTCTTCACTGTCTCAGTGATATCGCCATTCCCCGTATGATGTCTCACACTTCTGTTAGTTCAGCCCAGACAGCAGAAGTTCACATATTCTCAGATGCTTCAGAAAAGGCAATAGCAGCATCAGCATATATAAAAACTGTAAGTGATGGACAAACAAGCGTTCGATTCATCATGGGAAGAAGCAAGTTAGCACCTCTTAATGGCCACACCATTCCTCGCCTAGAATTGTGTGGAGCTGTCTTAGCAACGGAACTCGCAGAGATCATATCTGTACAACTTGGCATCCCATTGCAAACCATGAGATTTTACACAGATAGCAGAGTTGTGTTAGGCTACATTGGTAATAGGACTCGAAGATTGTACACCTATGTAAGCAACCGAGTTGATCGTATTCTACGAAAATCTAATGCCAATCAATGGAACTTCATTTCCAGTGAAAAGAATCCTGCAGATTCTTGTACAAGATGCAACACTAATGTGATCAACATTATGCGGTTACCATGGATTACTGGTCCACAATGGTTGTGTGATGTGACGGAAATGAAACCTACACAGTTTCCACTtgttgaacctgatagtgacaGAGAAGTCCGTCCAATCGATAGACCAGTAATATGTTCACAAACTGATGTTACCATTACAACAACAGGATCTGATCTCATTACCAAGAAATTTGATCGATTTGATCGTTGGAGTTGTCTCATTATGGTCATTGCTTGTCTCAAGCGAGTTTGCCGCAGGTTTAGAGCTTGTCGTGACCAGAAACCTATGCAACTTACCCGTTATGATGAAATTCGTGAAGCAGAGACCTTTGTCCTAAAACAGATTCAACAAGAATTCTTCTCTAAAGAGATAAACAGTTTAAAGTCTGGAAAACCTTTGAACAAAGACACAAGTATATCCACACTTGCACCATTCTTAGATGAAAATGGACTAATGTGTGTTGGTGGAAGATTGAACAAAGCTGCTGGAATTTTACCATCAAAGGAAAtcaatccaattattcttcccAAGAACAGTCATATCTCTGTTCTTTTGATTCGTCATTTTCACGAGCAAGTCAAACATCAGGGGAGATTATTCACTGAAGGTGCACTTCGTACGGCAGGTTATTGGATCCTGGGAGGCAAGCGCATGATTTCATCTTTCATTCACACTTGCGTGACTTGTCGAAAACTTCGTCGTGGCCTCGAAACACAGATGATGGCAGACTTACCAGAGGACAGGATCACACCAGGCCCAGCTTTCACATCTGTAGGAATTGATGTCTTCGGACCATGGGAAGTCTGTACCCGCAGAACTAGAGGAGGAGCTGCAAACAGCAAGAGATGGGGACTGATGTTTACCTGTTTAACATCAAGAGCAGCTCACATAGAGGTTATTGAAGAGATGTCGAGTTCATGTTTTATAAATGCGCTGCGTAGATTTCTATCACTCCGTGGCCCGGTGAAGATAATAAGATCTGACCGAGGCACCAATTTCATTGGAGCTGCTGAGGAAATCAGAGTGAACACGATAAAAGTAGAAGAGGGACCAGTTCAACAGTTCCTGGACAAATCCTACATTACCTGGATTTTCAATGTCCCACATTCCTCCCATATGGGTGGTGTCTGGGAGCGAGTCATAGGAATGACAAGGAAAATCCTTGATTCAATGCTTTTGGAATCTAGTGGTAAACC
This portion of the Magallana gigas chromosome 7, xbMagGiga1.1, whole genome shotgun sequence genome encodes:
- the LOC117685106 gene encoding uncharacterized protein, whose translation is MATGGLPLPRNGDSQNEIEETNTSTKDKRDVILSEKGLLAFEEESSKYKKPIFETWGKVEKCILRVQKCDRNIEQYQILQSDIENTFSEFHSSIKQYLVFLQRHSRSEQGKSEIKRCTEDFEKGKSVVYKALDNIKAAKLDLLETASEISTTSTERKRRKERKMEIMKKEAELRKQKLRLEEDESIRIAEMNRKKCELDIDLDLLKQEQSASDDELSMEQDLADIERDSSGQRTQKFVENIPSNPVDVQIPTTESPHVLSEMALLMIKKQMLPERFSNFDDSPDSYNAWKETFTNIISELKVSCNEELELMLNRLTGNSKLTAIGIRNANPGKPKEALQIIWKRLDEMYGRPEMIEASIRHQLENFRPVTSAENKRLYDLLNILIKIESLMANSTFSTSLSYFNSSIGVNPIINKLPFHLQEKWIVKASNFKKLNKVPFPPFSYFVTFVREMSEIRNDPAFVFTNSRQPALKKPVYSKKSEVSTDNNNNARCPYHKADHSIHDCRAFRAKPFFERKNFLQSKNICTRCCTSTNHTAKDCQVKIQCTACGSIYHTTALHINKGPLSSPSMHGGEKMYNSALQTMKSETDNISPVPMKASTNTSVKCTTFCGDHYQGRSCSKIFLVDVFHTDCPNNMYRVYAIVDDQCNQSLASPELFDALNIMSSPIHYTLTTCMGKTAQNGRQAHGMKIRSLDTAVTMDLPLLMECDDIPNETSEIPTPEVAKSYPHLLRIASSIPEFDVNSKIQLLIGRDLIEAHLIEEQITGPRGEPFAQRLSLGWAIIGEVCLGRLHRRTSVNVNKVSILNDGRVTCSQPCQNNIDVKEQTLVSNYIIGERDFQFHGEDVFMKTPEDDCTGLSVEDRLFLKLMDRSFNKDKDGMWTAPLPFRENQPDLPNNRPQALHRAQILHNSLQRDTEKKRQFVKFMEKVLNSGAAEIAPPPTSTGCWYLPLFGVRNPKKPDQIRGVFDSSAKYGGVSLNSVLMSGPDMINSLFGILLRFRKDEVAMAADIEQMFYRFRVDEDHRNYLRFFWYKENNPDDIMIEYRMTSHVFGNSPSPAIASYGLLKTVEHADRDVKNFVHHNFYVDDGLISLPNESDAISLMKRTQSTMKQEGQIRLHKITSNKQAVMDAFDVSDHGEQLKEIDSDDMIHRSLGLCWRLKDDTFVFTVPTEEKPFTRRGLLSTVNSLFDPLGFISPIIISGKILLRECTPEGVDWDEPLPVNNLQKWKEWQSSLHCLSDIAIPRMMSHTSVSSAQTAEVHIFSDASEKAIAASAYIKTVSDGQTSVRFIMGRSKLAPLNGHTIPRLELCGAVLATELAEIISVQLGIPLQTMRFYTDSRVVLGYIGNRTRRLYTYVSNRVDRILRKSNANQWNFISSEKNPADSCTRCNTNVINIMRLPWITGPQWLCDVTEMKPTQFPLVEPDSDREVRPIDRPVICSQTDVTITTTGSDLITKKFDRFDRWSCLIMVIACLKRVCRRFRACRDQKPMQLTRYDEIREAETFVLKQIQQEFFSKEINSLKSGKPLNKDTSISTLAPFLDENGLMCVGGRLNKAAGILPSKEINPIILPKNSHISVLLIRHFHEQVKHQGRLFTEGALRTAGYWILGGKRMISSFIHTCVTCRKLRRGLETQMMADLPEDRITPGPAFTSVGIDVFGPWEVCTRRTRGGAANSKRWGLMFTCLTSRAAHIEVIEEMSSSCFINALRRFLSLRGPVKIIRSDRGTNFIGAAEEIRVNTIKVEEGPVQQFLDKSYITWIFNVPHSSHMGGVWERVIGMTRKILDSMLLESSGKPLTHETLATFLCEVCAIINSRPIAPIPSDPNDPMILTPTMILTGKVDFLPVVSDSLSQQDVYRAQWKRVQILADIFWNQWRKQYLSILQSRRKWKSETRNVKEDDVVLLKDPAEHRNNWPTGIIDRVFPSDDGIVRKVVVRTIRAGKPTFYIRPIHDLVLLIESEQ